A genome region from Picosynechococcus sp. PCC 7002 includes the following:
- the cas7d gene encoding type I-D CRISPR-associated protein Cas7/Csc2, producing the protein MLESLKSQFQPAFPRLASGHYVHFLVLRHSQSFPVFQTDGVLNTTRTQAGLLQQTDQLSRLVMFKRKQTTPERLSGRELLRNLGLTSADKSAKNLCEYNGEGSCKKCPDCILYGFAIGDSGSERSKVYSDSAFSLGTYEQSHRSFTFNAPFEGGTMSEAGVMRSAINDSTHILPEVTFPTVESLRDATYEGFVYVLGNLLRTKRYGAQESRTGTMKNHLVGIVFADGEIFSNLHLTQALYDHIGGELNKPISELCEAASTVAQDLLNKEPVRKSKLIFGADLEALVQEVNDIYQNDAELTKLLGSLYQQTQDYATEFGALSGGKKKAKS; encoded by the coding sequence ATGTTAGAAAGTCTAAAATCTCAATTTCAACCTGCTTTTCCTCGTCTTGCATCTGGTCACTATGTTCATTTTCTAGTGTTGCGCCACTCCCAATCTTTTCCAGTATTTCAAACTGATGGAGTTTTGAATACAACCCGAACCCAAGCAGGACTATTACAACAAACAGATCAACTCAGCCGTTTGGTCATGTTTAAGCGAAAACAAACTACGCCAGAACGTTTATCAGGTCGTGAACTTCTGCGTAATTTAGGTTTGACAAGTGCCGATAAAAGCGCGAAAAACCTTTGTGAATATAACGGGGAAGGTTCTTGTAAAAAATGTCCTGATTGTATTCTCTATGGTTTTGCAATTGGAGATAGTGGCTCAGAACGTTCAAAAGTCTATTCTGATTCTGCTTTTTCCCTAGGCACTTACGAACAATCCCATCGTAGTTTTACTTTTAATGCACCTTTTGAAGGAGGAACAATGAGTGAAGCTGGGGTAATGCGGAGTGCAATTAATGACTCGACCCACATCTTGCCAGAAGTTACTTTTCCCACAGTCGAATCATTGCGAGATGCAACCTATGAAGGTTTTGTCTATGTATTAGGTAATCTACTCCGAACAAAACGATATGGGGCGCAGGAATCTCGTACAGGTACGATGAAAAACCATTTGGTAGGGATTGTTTTTGCTGATGGAGAAATTTTCAGTAATCTGCATTTAACCCAAGCTCTTTATGACCATATTGGAGGGGAATTGAATAAACCAATTTCTGAACTTTGTGAGGCAGCATCAACCGTTGCGCAAGATCTTTTAAATAAAGAGCCAGTCCGTAAATCTAAGTTGATTTTCGGTGCAGATTTAGAAGCATTAGTCCAAGAAGTAAATGACATTTACCAAAATGATGCTGAGTTAACAAAACTTCTAGGTTCTTTATATCAGCAAACCCAAGATTATGCGACAGAGTTTGGTGCGTTATCGGGTGGGAAGAAAAAAGCAAAATCTTAG
- the cas10d gene encoding type I-D CRISPR-associated protein Cas10d/Csc3 — translation MTTLLQTLLIRTLPEQTDSILLEYFQTILPALEEHFGNASGLGGSFISHQKHFERQGYDIERAQKIAQSFAKKGDQTLAAHILNALLTTWNVMQELDVFPNAIEQRLLCLGITLHDYDKHCHAQDIVAPNPDNVQEIINICLRLGERLNFDGFWLDWRNYIAEISYLAQNTHGKQHTNLISSNWSNAGYPFTIKERKLDYPLRHLLTFGDIAVHLTSPHDLVSSTMGDRLRDLLSRLSIEKRLVYHHLRDTTGILSNAIHNVTLRTVQKLNWKPLLFFAQGVIYLAPQESEIPERDEIKQIVWQGISEELGKKMSAGDVGFKRDGKGLKVSPQTSELLTAADIVRILPQVISVKVNNAKSPATPKRLEKLELSDAERERLNEVADLRCDRLAELLGLVQKEIFLLPEPFIEWVLKDLELTSVIALEETQVQSGGVNYGWYRVAAHYIANHATWDLEEFQEFLQGFGDRLATWAEEEGYFAKHQSPTRQIFEDYLDRYLEIQGWKSDHQAFIQELKNYINAKTKKSKQPICSLSSGEFPSEDQMDSVVLFKPQQYSNKNALGGGQIKRGISKIWSLEMLLRQAFWSATAGKFEDQQPIFIYLYPAYVYAPQVVEGIRELVHGIASINLWDVRKHWVNNKMNLASLKSLPWLNEDVELGTNSQLKYTKEDLPFLATVYTTSREKTDTDAWVKPAFLALLLPYLLGVKAIATRSMVPLYRSDQDFRESIHLDGVAGFWSLLGISTDLRVEDIAPALNKLLAIYTLHLAARSSPPKARWQDLPKTVQEVMTDVLNVFALAEQGLRREKRDRPYDSEITEYWQFAEIFSQGNIVMTEKLKLTKRLVEEYRKFYQVRTSDSSHAILLPLSKALEQILSVPDDWDEEELILQGSGQLQAALDRQEVYTRPIIKDKSVAYETRQLQELEAIQTFMTTCVRELFGEMCKGDRAILQEQRNRIKSGAEFAYRLLALETQQNQN, via the coding sequence ATGACAACCCTTCTTCAAACTTTGCTGATTCGTACTTTACCGGAGCAAACAGACTCTATTCTTTTAGAATACTTTCAAACTATTTTACCTGCCCTTGAAGAACATTTTGGTAATGCTTCAGGCTTAGGAGGTTCATTTATTTCCCATCAAAAGCATTTTGAGCGGCAGGGCTATGACATAGAAAGAGCCCAGAAGATTGCTCAAAGTTTTGCAAAAAAAGGAGATCAAACATTAGCGGCTCATATTCTCAATGCCTTACTGACAACGTGGAATGTGATGCAGGAATTAGATGTATTTCCAAATGCCATTGAACAACGTTTACTTTGTTTAGGAATTACCCTCCATGATTATGATAAGCATTGTCATGCTCAAGACATCGTGGCTCCTAATCCTGATAATGTGCAGGAGATTATTAATATATGTTTGCGATTAGGTGAGCGGTTGAATTTTGATGGCTTTTGGTTAGATTGGCGTAATTATATTGCTGAAATTTCTTATCTTGCTCAAAATACTCATGGTAAACAACATACAAATTTAATTTCAAGTAATTGGTCAAATGCGGGTTATCCCTTCACGATTAAAGAAAGAAAATTAGATTATCCTCTCCGGCATTTACTTACTTTTGGAGATATAGCAGTTCACCTAACGAGTCCCCATGATTTAGTAAGTTCGACGATGGGTGATCGCCTGCGAGATTTATTAAGTCGGTTGAGTATTGAAAAAAGGCTTGTCTATCATCATTTGCGAGATACAACGGGGATTTTGAGTAATGCAATCCATAATGTTACCCTCAGAACTGTTCAAAAATTAAACTGGAAACCTTTACTCTTTTTTGCTCAAGGTGTCATTTATCTAGCTCCTCAAGAGTCTGAAATTCCTGAACGAGATGAAATCAAACAGATTGTTTGGCAGGGAATTAGCGAAGAATTAGGCAAAAAAATGTCCGCTGGTGATGTGGGTTTTAAGCGGGATGGTAAAGGATTAAAAGTCTCACCTCAAACTTCTGAGTTATTAACAGCGGCGGATATTGTTCGGATTTTACCTCAGGTTATTTCGGTCAAAGTCAACAACGCAAAAAGTCCAGCGACACCTAAACGTCTTGAAAAACTAGAGTTAAGTGATGCGGAACGGGAAAGACTCAATGAAGTTGCAGATTTACGCTGCGATCGCCTTGCGGAGTTACTGGGTCTTGTACAAAAAGAAATTTTTCTGTTACCTGAACCTTTTATCGAGTGGGTTTTAAAAGATTTAGAGCTAACTTCTGTGATTGCGCTGGAGGAAACCCAAGTGCAATCCGGTGGGGTGAATTATGGCTGGTATCGCGTGGCAGCCCATTACATTGCGAATCATGCCACATGGGATTTAGAAGAATTTCAGGAGTTTTTGCAGGGGTTTGGCGATCGCCTTGCGACATGGGCGGAGGAAGAAGGCTATTTTGCAAAACATCAAAGCCCAACACGCCAAATTTTTGAAGATTACCTTGACCGTTATCTAGAAATTCAAGGCTGGAAAAGTGACCATCAAGCCTTTATTCAGGAGCTAAAAAATTACATTAATGCCAAAACTAAAAAATCAAAACAACCGATTTGTTCTTTGAGTTCTGGGGAATTTCCTTCAGAGGATCAAATGGATTCAGTTGTTCTTTTTAAACCCCAGCAGTACAGCAATAAAAATGCTTTAGGTGGTGGGCAAATTAAGCGAGGTATTTCAAAAATTTGGTCACTAGAAATGCTTTTGCGTCAGGCTTTCTGGTCTGCTACTGCGGGTAAATTCGAGGATCAGCAACCTATTTTTATCTATCTTTATCCTGCCTATGTCTATGCCCCTCAAGTTGTAGAAGGAATTAGAGAATTAGTGCATGGCATCGCTTCGATCAATCTCTGGGATGTTCGTAAGCATTGGGTTAACAACAAGATGAATCTTGCTAGTCTGAAGTCTTTACCTTGGCTTAATGAAGATGTTGAACTAGGAACAAATTCTCAACTGAAATACACAAAAGAAGATTTGCCCTTTCTTGCCACTGTTTATACAACTAGCAGAGAAAAAACGGATACCGATGCTTGGGTTAAACCTGCGTTTCTTGCCTTACTTCTACCCTATCTCTTGGGAGTGAAGGCGATCGCCACCCGAAGCATGGTTCCGCTCTATCGAAGTGATCAAGATTTTCGAGAATCAATTCATCTCGATGGAGTCGCAGGTTTTTGGAGCTTACTGGGTATCTCGACAGATTTACGAGTCGAAGATATTGCCCCAGCTTTGAATAAACTTTTGGCGATTTATACCCTACACCTTGCCGCCCGCAGTAGCCCTCCTAAAGCGAGGTGGCAGGATCTCCCCAAAACCGTACAGGAGGTAATGACCGATGTTTTAAATGTATTTGCCCTTGCTGAACAGGGATTAAGACGTGAAAAACGCGATCGCCCCTATGACTCAGAAATCACTGAATATTGGCAATTTGCCGAAATTTTTTCCCAAGGAAATATTGTTATGACCGAAAAATTGAAACTGACTAAGCGTTTGGTTGAGGAATATCGCAAGTTTTATCAAGTGCGAACTTCTGACTCTAGCCATGCAATTTTATTACCCCTTTCTAAGGCATTAGAACAAATTTTGTCTGTTCCCGATGACTGGGATGAAGAGGAATTAATTTTACAAGGCTCTGGTCAACTCCAAGCCGCACTAGATCGCCAAGAGGTTTATACCCGACCCATCATTAAAGACAAATCAGTTGCCTATGAAACACGACAATTACAGGAATTAGAGGCAATTCAAACCTTTATGACCACTTGTGTACGGGAATTGTTTGGGGAAATGTGCAAAGGCGATCGCGCTATCCTCCAAGAACAACGTAATCGTATCAAGTCCGGTGCAGAATTTGCCTATCGTCTTTTGGCGTTAGAAACACAACAAAACCAAAACTAA